Proteins encoded by one window of Cannabis sativa cultivar Pink pepper isolate KNU-18-1 chromosome 4, ASM2916894v1, whole genome shotgun sequence:
- the LOC115712128 gene encoding probable WRKY transcription factor 51 has protein sequence MNFHQNPNPNMTHNHFGGNIDPLMDFELSDFLVFEDGGVVLDHHHQFDSLSSQSFPSPENNFVSSNDGGGGCDDNYGCYTDDQTINSMMIGATSTNTNNKNRKNKMDEVGHRVAFKTKSELEIMDDGFKWRKYGKKSVKNSPNPRNYYKCSSGGCNVKKRVERDREDSSYVITTYDGVHNHETPGVLYYNQMPLMAPNAWNLQPNHHFSHSHSNSHSHSSSSS, from the exons atGAATTTCCACcaaaaccctaaccctaatATGACTCATAACCATTTTGGGGGGAATATCGACCCTCTCATGGACTTTGAACTCTCTGATTTCTTAGTCTTTGAGGATGGAGGTGTAGTacttgatcatcatcatcaatttGACTCTTTATCTTCACAGAGCTTTCCTTCCCCGGAAAATAATTTTGTGTCTAGCAACGACGGTGGAGGCGGCTGCGATGACAACTACGGTTGTTATACTGATGATCAAACCATCAACAGTATGATGATTGGTGCAACATCAACTAACACTAACAA taaaaacagaaaaaataagATGGATGAAGTGGGTCATAGAGTTGCTTTTAAAACAAAATCAGAGCTGGAGATAATGGATGATGGTTTCAAGTGGAGAAAGTATGGGAAGAAGTCAGTCAAGAATAGCCCAAATCCCag GAACTACTATAAATGTTCAAGTGGAGGATGCAATGTGAAGAAGAGAGTAGAAAGAGACAGAGAAGACTCAAGCTATGTGATAACAACATATGATGGAGTCCACAATCATGAGACCCCTGGTGTCCTCTATTACAACCAAATGCCTCTTATGGCTCCAAATGCTTGGAATTTACAACCTAATCACCATTTTTCTCATTCTCACTCTAACTCTCACTCTcactcttcctcttcttcataa